The DNA window CCATTGAAAGTCCGGCAATGGCACGACCCGATTTACTTTTAATAGTGCGATAGTTGTTATCGACGAATTTCACCACATCGGGGAATGCACTTTCGAAAGTACCTTCCATGGTTTTAGGTAATTGCATGGTAGGAGTAACCATGCCGGGTGAAGATTCTCCCGGGGCTGCTTCCTGAGCGGCATTGCCGTTGGTCATGACTACAATCATAGGTTTTGCCTTACCTTGTGCAATAAGATTATCAAGAATCTGTGCGGTGCGTCCCAGAGAAATCCAGGCTTCTTCGTCGCCGCCCATGCCATGTAACAGGTAAAAGACGGGATAACGCTTTCCACTGGTTTCGTATCCGGCAGGGGTGTAAACGGTCATGCGACGCTCCATGCCCAGCGTAGGACTGTTGTACCAGATGCGGGATACAGTTCCGTGAGGAACTTTGTTTACTTTATATAAATCGGCACGATCACCACCGATAATGAATACATTGGTAAGTGTAGCCACATCACGGATAAGATAAACATTACCTGGATCAGTAGTTTTCAGTCCGTCAACTATAAACGAATAGCCGTAAAGTTCCGGTTTCAACGAATTAGTTGTGTATTCCCAGATTCCATCTTTACCTTCAGTTAAATCGGCAACTCCCGGACCGTCCATTTCTCCGAAGGGAGTCTTGAATTTCTGTGTAGGAAGAAAATCTCCCGTAACCTGTACCTTTACAGCTTTGGGTGCCTTCAGACGGAAGGTAACAGTGTTGTTGTCGTGAATCTCGGGAGAGACAACCTGTGTTCCTCCCCAAAGGGCTTGTTGCGCAAAAGTCATTACGCACATCAGTAGTCCTGCAGCTAAAATTGTTAATCTTTTCATAGTACTATTTTTTAATTGCTTGATGAATTAATATCTCCCTGTTCTTTTGCAAAATCGGTTGCATTCACTCCCCAGAAGGATTTGAAGCATTTACTGAAATAATGCGGATCGCTGAAGCCTACCATATAGGCAACTTCTGCGATTGAATTTTCTTTTTCTTTTACCAGAGCAGCTGCTTTCTGCATACGTACTTCCTTGATGTACAAAATGGGGGAAAGGCCTGTCAGTGATTTCAGCTTGTGAAAGAAATTGGTGCGGCTCAGGTTGAAGCAGTTCACAAGGTAATCTACGTTAAGCTCGGGATTGCTTATCTGATCTTCCATAATGACGGATAGCTTATCCAGAAATGCCTTATCCTTGTTGGATAGCAAGGCAGTGATTTCTTTCGGTGTGGAATCTGATTCAGTTTTGTTCTCGTTGTAAATTACATTATGACTGTAAAAAGCCTGTAGCTTTTTCCGCTGACTTAAGATGCTTTCTATTTTTACCTGCAGATAATTGATACTGAAAGGTTTCACGATATAATCGTCGGCTCCGGTCTGCACGCCGGTGAGCATGCTGTTCATATCTGCTTTGGCTGTTAATACTACAGCAGGGATGTGTGATGTGCGCTCGTCGTTTCTTAGTTCGGACAGCATTTGTAACCCATCCATTACCGGCATCATGATATCTGTTATAATTATGTCGGGCAGGTAAGTAACAGCTTTTCGGAGTCCTTCGCTTCCGTTCTGCGCTTCGAGTAGTCTGAATTTTCCTTCGAATACTTGCTTGATAAATGCTCTTAGTTCGTGATTGTCTTCTACGATAAGCATTTGTTGCATGTCCGTATCGTTCTCTTCCAGAGGGTGTTCTTCCGGTACCGGTGTAGCTTGTGCATCTTCCTGAAGATCGGATAAAATATACTCGGTGTTGGTTGGGTAGTGTGCCATTCCTTTCAGTAATTGAATAGTGAAGCAACTACCTTTGCCCGGCTCGCTCTGAACAGAAATATCACCGTGATGCATGGAGATAAGCTCTTTGACCAGTGCCAGTCCGATACCTGTGCTGAGACTACTGTGAATATTGTTTTGCACCAGGTTTTCGAACCGGTTAAAGATGCTTTTTTGTTTTTCACGAGGGATGCCAATGCCCTGGTCGGTAATACGGATAGAAACGGAATCGTTGCTTTCAGTAAGGCGAACCTCTATCTCTTTGCCGTTGGGGGTATATTTGAATGCATTGGATAACAGATTAAAGATAACCTTTTCCAGGTGGTCTGTATCAAACCATACATGACAAACAGCCGGTTCCGATGAGAACGAAAGATGTATATGCCGCTCTGTGGCAAGTGCCTCAAAACATTGAGTGATCTCCTTGGTGAAACTTACTATGTCTTTATTCTGAATACGGAGTTTCATCTTGTTCTCCTGCAGTTTGCTCAGGTCGAGAATCTGCCCTACGAGCCTTTGCATGCGGTCGCTGTTCTTTTTCATGGTAGTCAGCGCATCTTTC is part of the uncultured Bacteroides sp. genome and encodes:
- a CDS encoding alpha/beta hydrolase-fold protein, giving the protein MKRLTILAAGLLMCVMTFAQQALWGGTQVVSPEIHDNNTVTFRLKAPKAVKVQVTGDFLPTQKFKTPFGEMDGPGVADLTEGKDGIWEYTTNSLKPELYGYSFIVDGLKTTDPGNVYLIRDVATLTNVFIIGGDRADLYKVNKVPHGTVSRIWYNSPTLGMERRMTVYTPAGYETSGKRYPVFYLLHGMGGDEEAWISLGRTAQILDNLIAQGKAKPMIVVMTNGNAAQEAAPGESSPGMVTPTMQLPKTMEGTFESAFPDVVKFVDNNYRTIKSKSGRAIAGLSMGGFHSMHISKQYPDLFNYVGLFSAAIVPNKDVTSPVYQDLEGKLKIQFSKKPALYWIAIGKTDFLYKANEDYRKFLDEKGYKYTYYETGEGHIWRNWRIYLTEFTPMLFK